Genomic DNA from Salvia miltiorrhiza cultivar Shanhuang (shh) chromosome 1, IMPLAD_Smil_shh, whole genome shotgun sequence:
CACGACACACAAAGGAAATACTACTGTTATTATACTAGTCCAGAGGCTACAACTGCAGTGATAtcagaaaatataatattttagtGGGAAACCGAAAGAGCTAATATAGGGGGATAGAAAGGGAAGGAAGGACATGGAAAataaattttcacaattttttcaGGTAAGATAAGATTGCTTATTAGATCTTTCCTAATGTAATTAGAGTAGGAATTtgaattaaagaaaaagaaaaaagcataTTGTTTATGTATTACATCCTTCAAACACAAGGGAAGATCTCCCAAAATTCAAGAATTGAAAACATGAAACAACCAGAGAAAGCAAAAGCTTGTGCTGCAAGCAGTCAATAGAGACTTTGACATCAACAAGTAGATAGATGCAGAAAGATAGAGAGGAAGATACCATTGAAAACGATGCTCCATAATACGGAAGAGCAGCAGGTATGAATCTTTCATACTCATTATGTCTGAAAGGTCGAACTGGAATCTGTATATGTATGAAATCATTCAGAGAACTAGTTAGCAGAATTACTACATGCATAAAAAATTGGTTGTTGATAAAATACTAGGCATGTAACATGAAAGAGGTGCTCgatattgaaaaataagccAGTTAACTTCAAGAATAAACAAGAGAAAATTAGCACCAAGTAGGGTGAGACTTCTTGGATTTGCAGCATACTACTAGATGCAATTACTTAATACTGCTAGCAGAAAACTATTAATCAAATGGAGGTGCTGGCAAACTTTGTACAAAATatcagcaaaaaaaaaaaaacagcgaGTTTATATGTACATGGTCTCGAAAGTCTAacagcaattaaatttaatggTGAATCGGTGATTATGTGTGTTCAGCAAAAGTAACCAATAAAATTTCGAAATTCTTCATAAAATGTAACGCCTCACTTAAAAGCAACCTATTGCAGCTATCTAGTGATACCAGCATGTTCTTATGTCATCATATCACAAAACAGCCAAACCATTCACCATATCCTACTTTACATATGGAAAGACCAGAAGAAGAATCATAATTCATTATAAAGCCTGAGATTAGAATTGTAAATCTCAGAAGTGACGTTTgactataattaaaataaagaaattcacaGTAAGGAGAAAAAAAATCTTAATCAGAACAACTCATTGTGGAATGAATATAAATCAAGGGACACATGACCATGCTACAGAGAGGGAACTACCTGCTTTGATAGACTTAAGGTAGTATACCCGAGTCTCTGGTACTCAACCTTGAACTGGAAAACACCATAGACATCAGGAACCTTGAACGATGTAGAATAAAGGCCCTGTAGAAAATGACAATCGATAAATATATTGCACATGTTGCAAAGAAAAACATCACAACCAAGTTTTACAGACTACATTAGAATAGCACCTTCTCATTAGTTGACAGGTTTTTCAGAACATATGGGCTCATCATATAAAACTGAACCTGCAGATCATCAGCCACATATGGTTCCCACCTAGTACCAGACCACTCATATACTTCCACATAGTAATCCTTCAACAATTAAAGAGTCAGTCATCAGCTTAACTGAACCATTTCCTATGCACTAAATCCTGCAAAAGACTGTTACCAGGTCATCTTTGATTCTGTACATTGAAGGTTCATCAGTCTCACCAACTTTATTGTGTCTTACATTCACAGCCTGGAAAAATAAGAATCTCCGATGTCAAAATTAAGAAAAGGTATCCAATAACAGCACCGACACCAAACTGTAATATCAAACAAGTTAGTTGCTGCAGAGAAAGGGCAAACCTTCAGATGACCTCTTTCATGGAACACCCATTTGCTAAGTTCAACAAAAAATTGCTCATTCCCACTTTTCTCATGTCTGTCATAGAAGAGACAAAATTATCATCTTATCTTCAgataataaagaaaatgattCTTCACAAGTGAAAGACCTTACTAACAAATAACtatatcataaaaataatattccTGATAACAGTACTGACACCATGCATTCCCACTTCCCCAGACACCCCCCCGCCAAACCTCCCCCTCTTATGAGATTGCAGAATCACTTGCCATATAACTACAATCTACCCAATTTACTAAAGATCAAAATCATGCCAACTTCAGATACAGGATTGCAATCACTCACTTGGTAGTGCTTCCAGCTTTCTGTACTCCAGATCGGAAAAATCtgaataaaaaaacaattttcaACAATTGTGTTACGGCATGTTAAGTGACTAGTTTAACCTACTAACCTGTCACTGAACATGCTGAGTGAGCCAGATATCAGAATCCGAGCATTATTTCTTGCCTGAAAAGGGAAAAAACTATAAATTTCCTGTAGGAAAATCAAATAATTCAAGGTGTCTTCAAACGATAATCCAAATTCACAAACCAGAAGATGAATCAAATATTTCACTGtgcaccaatttttttttctttttttgataaattacataaataaataaagaaattttaaagaccGCGCGACAAAGAACTCGAACCCAGGACCTTAGGTCTTgggcattaacctcctaccactaggccaacacacgcacaccaccaattttctttttctttcttctattaGGTACATATTTGCCTACCTCTTGCTGGCCGGTGAAGGAAACAAGTGCATCATGTCTAAACGAAGCAtatctctcaaaaaaaaagtatCAAAGAAGCATATGTACACAACATTAGCACAGTGTACTAAGAGTGAAGTTTCCACTGACTAGTTGTTTCCTTAATGGTGGTTGGATGTTCTAAAGGTGCACCAAAGATAGAAAACAAGTAGTATACTATAGCTGTGGGATGTTGGTTTCTTCAAATAAATTGATTATTCTATTAGAGAACAATTTGAATCTAATGACTTTCTAGAAATCAAGGCCAAACCCGTGTTTGGGAACATTTGGCATGTTATCGGGCAGGGCATTGATGAAATGGTATACCTGCACTACAGAAACCAAAGAGATTGCTGACCCAATCAAATTGGGAGGACTTGATAACTTGGATTTTGGATTCGCTGAATACGCTGCTGGTGAAGCAGAGAGAACTTTTAGCACCTGCAACCATAAAGGTGTGATATATCAAATTAGACAACATCTATATCCATAGATGCAGCTTTAATGCTTATCCAATGTAGAAAACTTACCAAGTTGCTTGCAGGATTTATCGAGTGACCAATTCCCTTAAAAAGCACGGGGGCCTGCAGTAGAAttgtttgggggggggggggggaagagAGAAACACATAAACACCAGTGGAATGTTTGGGTCTTCTAGGAGACACTTTTTGcagaatattaaaaaaaaattaaacaagtattaattaataagtCATATATTAGATTATATGAATAATTGATGCTTCTTTTTAGTGGGTGGTGGGGTAGGGAATTGTTCGGAGAAACATTCAAGATTCCTCTGGTTGAGAGACAATAACCCTCAAAGAATTTACTTTTTAAACACAAAAAGATTAAGGAaaaaataacttgcttgaagtTTGCTggaaaaatgaatgaatataACCAATATCAGACTATCAATCCTTAAAATGCCTATAAAACCCAAATTTAAAAAACAATAAGTCAGTACTTAGAAAAATGTAGAAAATGTAAGATATCCTTGGACAAAAAAGAGCCTCCAAGTCACCAATTAGACAGATGGATTTCCTTTCCCTTAATAAATCTGTATGAACcacgttttccttttcttaaATTTCTTGTCCTTCACAACTTGAAACTTTGTAAAAACTGTTGCCAAAAGAATCATTCAAAATGTGAAAAGTAAAACATAGTCCAGAAGAAAAGTTTAATGTATTTAgaacaagaaaaaatatagtaataaaatTTCTAGACCTAGTACTACTCAAATCCATGAGGGCAGCTAGATACAGCTTCACCACAACAAGCAGAATGAAATTTATGGTGCTCAATGTTTTGTGGAATATATTTTGATGATGTCAGGTAGAAAGCTGTTGCAGTAGTTGCCCAGGTAACCCAGAGCAGATACAATAAGACAATACCTCTAGTTTCCTGCTCCCCAATATAACCTCAGAATGAATGAAATCATCACTGGCTATCAATGTATGATCCCCTTCTGTCTCTGAAACTGCATGGTTTGTGTGGTCAATTGCCATAGCTGCTGAGTCCTAGCATCCACACACAAATTTAACACATTGTCCCGGATGGTATATGAAATAATAATGCATCAATTTTCACATTAtctaaaataaacaaaaaaaaatcgaagaatCATTCTAAATAACAACAAAAACATAAAGAATATGCTACAGAACCAGAATGACGAAAAAATAACTCTTACCTCATCGAAATCAACCCCGCACTCCACAGCTATCTCTCTAATCAAGTCTGAAGCTGATTTATCGGCAGCCAGAATCAAATCATGACCAGAATCAACAAATTCTAGCAATGACGCAGCATCAACAGACCcaccaaaccctaattttgcaCCAAACAAAATGTAAATAACAATGACAAACCAATAGAAGCTAAACGAAACAAATATCTTGCACCTAATTAGAGTGCCCATCACATAAAACAATAACTCGTGAATTTCCATTTTTATACACGAATTCATAATTCAAGCACTTAAACGAGCAATTTAATTAGGACTTCCACATTAGCAATAGTGCAATTTGCTCACTCACGATCAACTGTCGGGGCGAAGAGAACAACAGCGTCGTACAAATACTGTCCATATCTCTGCAGAGCGAGCTTGGGATCATCAGCGAGCTTGAAATCGAGATCAAATCCTCTGGTCTCCAACGACTTGAAGAAGATGGAATGCGACGACTTAATCGCGAAGTCGTCGAGCAGGACCAGAACACGGCGATCCGTGGGCTTTTCTTCAGAGAATGCGGTGCATAGGATCGCGAATAGCGGAGCAGAAACCAGGAATAAACAGAGAGATCTTCTGATCATGGCGCTCGATCTCGAAAAGGGTTTTAGCTCTGGAGTTTCCGGAAATCACACACTTGTGTGAGAGTGTGTTGCACTTCGCCCTCCAAccccatatttttttttttttttttaatactagtATTTGTAAACATGTGGAAATCGTCTTCAAAATTGAGAGAATTGGACGGTGAGGCACAGGAGAGAAGTCCTGGCCTTGGGTACTGACTTACccagatactccctccgtcccaaacgaaatgtcctacttacttatttcttttcggcacggagattaagaaatgtggtcccaaacgaaatgtcctacttatttcttttcggcacggagattaagaaatgtgtataaagtagataaagtgggttgatggaaattatttaaatattaagtatagagagagagtgtattgcccaaaaaggaaacatgatatttcgtttgggacagcccaaaaagaaaaacaggacatttcgtttgggacggagggagtactagataAGTTACCAAAAGAAAACCTTACCGTATTCGGGCAAGAATGTGGTCCGTTGTCATAGATACAGGTTTTTTATCCTTCAAAATTGGTAAGTCTACACATTAATTTGGTGACTTGTATTAATAGGAAATAACGAAAATTTTCTATTAATTTCATTGtggtgtttttatttatttagttcaCTCACTGTATTATTAATTTAGTCATCGAAGTAACTCAAtcaactatttattttaattttaataacaaaatttattAACGAATTGACGTCATAAGTATTTACTCGTATTACACCTATCAAAGACAACGAATACTAATactaattattaaaaataatcaaaaaatacAACAAGCATATGAGGTCACACATCTCACGTTTTGTGAAGTCGATCTCCATGTATGCTTTCTTGTTAGTTTTGACTTTGTTGGTTATTATTGGAGGCATCACAAATGGGACTTCAAAAATCCAAATAAGAATCGCAcgataatttgaaaatagtagGAGTTAAAATTCAAATAGTTCAAATAGGACCGCGCTAATGCAGCTAAATTTTAATCTCgcaaaattatttttatgtaaagTTCTTACGAATACGATAGTTGCACATGATCATATTTTACTACACATGATACAGCCAACCGTGGACACTAATCATAGACATGAAATGTGGGTACGACACGATCAAAATCACCGTGTGCAGCTATCATGGGCATATTAATCTATTATGGTGTGGCGTGTCCTGAttataaactt
This window encodes:
- the LOC131005383 gene encoding dolichyl-diphosphooligosaccharide--protein glycosyltransferase 48 kDa subunit-like isoform X2; this encodes MIRRSLCLFLVSAPLFAILCTAFSEEKPTDRRVLVLLDDFAIKSSHSIFFKSLETRGFDLDFKLADDPKLALQRYGQYLYDAVVLFAPTVDRFGGSVDAASLLEFVDSGHDLILAADKSASDLIREIAVECGVDFDEDSAAMAIDHTNHAVSETEGDHTLIASDDFIHSEVILGSRKLEAPVLFKGIGHSINPASNLVLKVLSASPAAYSANPKSKLSSPPNLIGSAISLVSVVQARNNARILISGSLSMFSDRFFRSGVQKAGSTTKHEKSGNEQFFVELSKWVFHERGHLKAVNVRHNKVGETDEPSMYRIKDDLDYYVEVYEWSGTRWEPYVADDLQVQFYMMSPYVLKNLSTNEKGLYSTSFKVPDVYGVFQFKVEYQRLGYTTLSLSKQIPVRPFRHNEYERFIPAALPYYGASFSMMSGFFVFTLVYLYTK
- the LOC131005383 gene encoding dolichyl-diphosphooligosaccharide--protein glycosyltransferase 48 kDa subunit-like isoform X1, whose amino-acid sequence is MIRRSLCLFLVSAPLFAILCTAFSEEKPTDRRVLVLLDDFAIKSSHSIFFKSLETRGFDLDFKLADDPKLALQRYGQYLYDAVVLFAPTVDRFGGSVDAASLLEFVDSGHDLILAADKSASDLIREIAVECGVDFDEDSAAMAIDHTNHAVSETEGDHTLIASDDFIHSEVILGSRKLEAPVLFKGIGHSINPASNLVLKVLSASPAAYSANPKSKLSSPPNLIGSAISLVSVVQARNNARILISGSLSMFSDRFFRSGVQKAGSTTKHEKSGNEQFFVELSKWVFHERGHLKAVNVRHNKVGETDEPSMYRIKDDLDYYVEVYEWSGTRWEPYVADDLQVQFYMMSPYVLKNLSTNEKGLYSTSFKVPDVYGVFQFKVEYQRLGYTTLSLSKQIPVRPFRHNEYERFIPAALPYYGASFSMVSSSLSFCIYLLVDVKVSIDCLQHKLLLSLVVSCFQFLNFGRSSLVFEGCNT